The Amycolatopsis umgeniensis DNA segment CTGGTGCAGGGGATCGTGCTCGTCTACGGCATCGGGGTGCTGCTGGTGAATCTGACGGTGGACGTGCTGCTGGCCGTCCTCGATCCGCGTTCGACGATCCGGGAGAGCTGACATGGTGGCGAATCGGCGCGCGAAATGGCTCGCGGCCCTGCGCACCCCGGTGGGCGCGTTCTCGGCGACCCTGCTGGTCCTGGTGATCGCGCTCGCGGTGCTGGCCCCGATCCTGTGGCACGACAAAGCTTTCGCGATCGACACCGAGGCGATCGCGCAAGGGTCGTCGGCGGCGCATTGGCTGGGTACCGACGACCTCGGCCGCGACATCCTCTTCCGCGTCCTGGTGGCGACCCGGCTTTCGGTACTGCTGGCGGTACTCGCGACGGTGATCGGGGTGGTGACCGGGATCGTCCTCGGCACGCTGCCCTCGCTGCTGCCGCGGCCCGCCGCCCGGCTGGTCACGTCGGCGGTGAACATCGCGGTCGCGTTCCCCGGGCTGCTGCTGGTGCTGTTCTTCTCGGTGATCTTCGGCGTCGGTACCCACGGCGCGGTGATGGCCGTCGGGTTCGCGCTGGCACCGGCGTTCGCGCGGCTGGCGCAGACGCTGGCGGCTTCCGTGGCGGGTCAGGACTTCGTGTCCGCCGCCCGGATCTCCGGTGTCGGCCGGATCCGCTTGCTGGTGCGGCACATCCTGCCCAACATCGGCGAACCGCTGGTGGTGAACGCGACCATCGGCGCGGGCGCCTCGCTGCTGGCGTTCTCCGGACTGTCGTTCCTCGGCATCGGCGTCCAGGCACCGGAGTACGACTGGGGACGGCTGCTCGGCGAGGGGCTCAACGGGATCTACATCAACCCGGCGGCCGCGCTCGCGCCCGGTGTCGCGGTGGTGCTCGCGGGGCTCGCCTTCAACCTGGCCGGGGAGACCGTGGCCGGGGTGATCGGTGTCCGCACCGGCGTGCGCAAGCTCGTACCGCGGCAGGTCACTCCCGCCAGGGAGGCCGTCGTACAGGATCGCGACGACGCCGTGCTGGTGGTGGAAAACCTGCAGGTGGCGTTCCCGCGTCCGGAGGGCTGGACGGTCCCGGTGCGCGGGGTGAGCTTCACCGTCCGCGCGGGTGAGGCGATCGGTGTCGTCGGCGAGTCGGGCTCGGGCAAGAGCCTGACCGGGCTGGCGGTGTCCCGGCTGGTCGAAGCGCCGGCCGTGGTCACCGCGGACAGGCTCGACTTCGCCGGGAAACCGTTGCTGACGACCCCGGAACGGGAGCTGCGCGGTCTGCTCGGCACGTCGCTGGCGATGGTGTTCCAGGATCCGATGACCTCGTTCAACCCGACCAGGCGGATCGGCCGTCAGCTGGCCGAGGTGGCCGAACAGCACCAGGGTCTTCCTCGCGCCAAGGCGTTCGCGCTGGCCGTCGACCGGTTGCGCTCGGTGCGGATCCCCGCGGCCGAGCGGCGGGCGCGGCAGTACCCGCACGAGTTCTCCGGCGGGATGCGGCAGCGCGCGATGATCGGCATGGGCTTGATGGGCGACCCGAAGCTGATCATCGCCGACGAACCGACCAC contains these protein-coding regions:
- a CDS encoding dipeptide/oligopeptide/nickel ABC transporter permease/ATP-binding protein, with translation MVANRRAKWLAALRTPVGAFSATLLVLVIALAVLAPILWHDKAFAIDTEAIAQGSSAAHWLGTDDLGRDILFRVLVATRLSVLLAVLATVIGVVTGIVLGTLPSLLPRPAARLVTSAVNIAVAFPGLLLVLFFSVIFGVGTHGAVMAVGFALAPAFARLAQTLAASVAGQDFVSAARISGVGRIRLLVRHILPNIGEPLVVNATIGAGASLLAFSGLSFLGIGVQAPEYDWGRLLGEGLNGIYINPAAALAPGVAVVLAGLAFNLAGETVAGVIGVRTGVRKLVPRQVTPAREAVVQDRDDAVLVVENLQVAFPRPEGWTVPVRGVSFTVRAGEAIGVVGESGSGKSLTGLAVSRLVEAPAVVTADRLDFAGKPLLTTPERELRGLLGTSLAMVFQDPMTSFNPTRRIGRQLAEVAEQHQGLPRAKAFALAVDRLRSVRIPAAERRARQYPHEFSGGMRQRAMIGMGLMGDPKLIIADEPTTALDVTVQRQLLRLLARTRAERNTAIILISHDIAVVSQTCERMLVMYAGRVVEDLPTAGTPRHPYTKALLAATLDLETDRDAPLAVIPGRPPEPDRVPTGCAFADRCPAVTDRCRLEDPVLEQVGTGHRVACWESSSLPVKETVAAGGAE